The Chryseolinea soli genome contains a region encoding:
- a CDS encoding class I SAM-dependent methyltransferase, whose protein sequence is MVPTSHPHFKEWQVRQFSSQKLIFYLNKKNNSVVLELGCGNGWLSGTLARSLDAMVVGVDVQQTELKQAVHAFGEQQNLYFMYANILDDLFKEQSIDTIILAASVQYFKDFNKLILKLLSLLKNTGEIHIIDSPFYESLNDVLLAKQRSDRHFSLMGTPEMCDKYFHHSFQQLAQYNYQVFYNPKSVISRVKRRVLKMSQGVFPWICIRK, encoded by the coding sequence ATGGTACCAACGTCACATCCCCATTTTAAAGAGTGGCAAGTGCGGCAATTTTCTTCGCAAAAACTCATCTTCTATTTAAACAAGAAAAATAACTCCGTCGTACTGGAGTTGGGGTGTGGTAATGGCTGGCTCTCCGGCACGCTGGCAAGAAGTTTAGATGCCATGGTAGTCGGTGTCGATGTGCAACAGACTGAACTCAAACAAGCAGTCCATGCTTTTGGTGAGCAGCAGAATTTATATTTTATGTATGCCAATATTTTAGATGATCTGTTTAAAGAGCAATCGATAGATACTATCATTCTGGCGGCCTCGGTCCAGTATTTTAAAGATTTTAATAAACTGATTTTAAAATTACTCTCCCTCCTAAAGAACACAGGTGAAATACACATCATCGACAGCCCGTTTTACGAATCCCTAAACGATGTTTTGCTTGCCAAACAAAGAAGCGACCGTCATTTCTCTCTCATGGGCACGCCCGAAATGTGTGACAAGTATTTTCATCATTCGTTCCAACAACTGGCGCAGTACAATTATCAGGTCTTTTATAATCCCAAGTCTGTAATTTCTCGGGTCAAGAGAAGGGTACTTAAAATGTCGCAAGGCGTATTTCCTTGGATTTGCATTCGGAAATAG
- the acs gene encoding acetate--CoA ligase: MNTTLSSFDAYAEQYQKSIANPEDFWSNIAADFKWRKKWDKVLEWDFHKAEVKWFVGGKLNITENCIDRHLPQRANQTAIIWEPNDPKDEAKHITYKELHEQVSKVGNMLRAQGVKKGDRVCIYMPMIPELAYAVLACARIGAVHSVVFAGFSAGSIADRIQDSGCSVVITSDGSFRGEKKLDLKSIVDEALEKCPTVKTAIVFQKLKLGVKMKAGRDLWWHEEIAKVSADCPPEEMDAEDMLFILYTSGSTGKPKGMVHTCGGYMVYINYTFRTAFQYRDGQVYWCTADLGWITGHSYILYGPLSAGGTTVIFEGIPSWPDMGRFWQAIERHKVNIFYTAPTAIRSLEKAPLSFVEKYDLSSLEVLGSVGEPINEEAWHWYNKNIGKEKCPIIDTWWQTETGGFMISPIANVTKLKPAHATLPLPGVQPAVMDENGKELTTNGVEGRLTIKFPWPSMARTIYGDHKRFFETYFSTFPGKYFTGDGCKRDEEGYYRITGRVDDIIIVSGHNMGTAEVESAIDEHHEVCETAVVGYPHDIKGQGIYAFVILYHPPKDEEKLRGEIKETVSKIIGPIAKPDKIQFVSGLPKTRSGKIMRRILRKVAEGDTSNLGDTTTLLDPAVVDEIKAGAL, translated from the coding sequence ATGAATACAACCCTTTCTTCCTTCGACGCCTACGCAGAACAGTACCAGAAAAGTATCGCAAACCCTGAAGATTTTTGGAGCAACATCGCCGCCGACTTCAAGTGGCGCAAAAAATGGGACAAGGTATTGGAGTGGGATTTTCACAAGGCCGAGGTGAAGTGGTTTGTCGGTGGCAAGCTGAACATCACTGAAAACTGTATCGACCGCCACCTGCCCCAGCGCGCAAACCAAACGGCCATTATCTGGGAACCCAACGACCCCAAAGACGAAGCCAAGCACATTACCTATAAGGAGCTGCACGAGCAAGTGAGCAAAGTCGGCAACATGCTTCGCGCGCAAGGCGTGAAGAAGGGCGACCGCGTGTGCATCTATATGCCCATGATCCCCGAACTAGCCTATGCAGTGTTAGCCTGTGCCCGCATTGGTGCTGTACACTCTGTTGTGTTTGCCGGGTTTTCGGCCGGCTCCATTGCCGACCGCATCCAGGATTCCGGTTGCAGCGTGGTGATCACCTCCGACGGTTCGTTCCGCGGTGAGAAAAAGCTCGACCTCAAAAGCATCGTCGACGAAGCCCTGGAGAAATGCCCCACGGTGAAGACGGCCATCGTTTTCCAAAAACTGAAGCTCGGCGTCAAAATGAAAGCCGGCCGCGATTTGTGGTGGCATGAAGAAATTGCCAAGGTCTCTGCCGACTGTCCGCCCGAAGAAATGGACGCCGAAGACATGCTGTTCATCCTTTATACTTCAGGCTCGACCGGCAAACCCAAAGGCATGGTGCATACCTGCGGTGGGTACATGGTCTATATAAACTATACGTTCCGGACCGCCTTCCAATACCGCGACGGCCAGGTATACTGGTGCACGGCCGACCTGGGATGGATCACGGGCCATTCCTATATTCTATACGGCCCGCTGTCGGCGGGTGGCACTACCGTGATCTTCGAAGGCATTCCGTCGTGGCCCGATATGGGGCGCTTCTGGCAGGCGATCGAGCGGCATAAGGTGAATATTTTTTATACGGCACCCACGGCCATTCGCTCCCTGGAAAAAGCGCCGTTGAGCTTTGTTGAGAAATATGACCTGTCTTCCCTGGAAGTATTGGGCTCCGTGGGTGAACCCATCAATGAAGAAGCCTGGCATTGGTACAACAAAAATATCGGCAAAGAAAAATGCCCCATCATCGACACATGGTGGCAAACCGAAACCGGCGGCTTCATGATCTCGCCCATTGCCAACGTAACAAAACTGAAACCCGCCCATGCCACGCTGCCCCTACCGGGCGTGCAACCGGCGGTGATGGACGAAAACGGAAAAGAGTTGACAACAAACGGCGTGGAAGGACGTCTCACCATAAAATTCCCCTGGCCCTCCATGGCCCGTACCATCTATGGCGACCACAAGCGTTTTTTTGAAACGTATTTTTCAACATTCCCCGGCAAATATTTCACCGGCGACGGTTGCAAACGCGATGAAGAAGGCTACTACAGAATAACGGGACGGGTAGACGACATCATCATCGTTTCCGGCCACAACATGGGCACAGCCGAAGTGGAGAGCGCCATCGACGAACATCACGAAGTATGCGAAACGGCCGTAGTGGGCTATCCCCACGACATCAAAGGTCAAGGCATCTATGCGTTCGTCATCCTTTATCATCCGCCGAAGGACGAGGAGAAACTTCGCGGCGAGATCAAGGAAACCGTTTCCAAGATCATTGGCCCCATCGCCAAACCGGACAAGATCCAGTTCGTGAGCGGGCTGCCCAAAACGCGTTCGGGGAAGATCATGCGCCGCATTTTGCGCAAGGTCGCGGAAGGCGATACCTCCAATTTGGGCGACACCACAACCCTGTTGGATCCGGCCGTGGTGGACGAGATCAAAGCAGGGGCGTTGTAG
- a CDS encoding 2-hydroxyacid dehydrogenase yields the protein MKIAFFSTQSYDKSFFEDHNRDFDFAIDFFEVPLTEQTVNLAAGAQAVCVFVNDRVNAVVLEKLAAQGVAIVALRCAGFNNVDLAAAARHSLPVVRVPAYSPHAVAEHAVAMMLTLNRKTHKAYNRIREQNFSLAGLLGFDLFGKTVAVVGTGNIGQVFCRIMLGFGCRVLAYDVAEQDALKQAGVIYMPLDALLPQADVLSLHCPLNEHTKYLINDKTLARMKPGAMLINTSRGGLIDTRSVIQALKSGHLGALGVDVYEQEESLFFRDLSDHIVTDDMIMRLMSFPNVLITAHQGFFTQEALTQIAQVTLGNLKAFTEGKPLTNAVRPNK from the coding sequence ATGAAAATCGCCTTCTTCAGCACGCAGTCCTATGACAAATCCTTCTTTGAAGACCACAACCGGGACTTTGATTTTGCCATCGATTTCTTTGAAGTTCCCCTCACCGAGCAAACCGTGAACCTGGCCGCCGGCGCCCAGGCGGTTTGTGTTTTTGTGAACGACCGGGTGAATGCCGTGGTATTGGAAAAGCTTGCCGCCCAGGGCGTGGCCATCGTTGCCCTGCGCTGCGCGGGCTTTAACAACGTGGACCTGGCAGCCGCCGCCCGGCACAGCCTGCCCGTGGTGCGCGTGCCGGCCTACTCACCCCATGCCGTGGCCGAACACGCCGTGGCCATGATGCTGACGCTAAACCGGAAAACCCACAAAGCCTACAACCGCATACGCGAACAAAATTTTTCCCTGGCCGGCCTGCTGGGCTTCGACCTCTTTGGAAAGACCGTGGCCGTCGTCGGCACCGGCAACATTGGCCAGGTGTTCTGCAGGATCATGCTGGGCTTTGGATGCCGGGTGCTGGCCTATGATGTGGCTGAGCAGGATGCCCTGAAACAAGCCGGTGTTATCTACATGCCCCTCGATGCCTTGCTCCCCCAGGCCGACGTACTCTCGCTCCATTGTCCGCTAAACGAACACACCAAGTACCTGATCAATGACAAAACGCTGGCCCGCATGAAACCCGGCGCCATGCTCATCAACACCAGTCGCGGCGGGCTCATCGATACCCGGAGTGTTATCCAGGCATTGAAATCGGGCCACCTCGGCGCGCTGGGTGTGGATGTCTATGAACAAGAAGAATCCCTTTTCTTCCGCGACCTCTCCGACCACATCGTGACCGACGACATGATCATGCGCCTCATGAGCTTCCCCAACGTGTTGATCACGGCCCACCAGGGTTTTTTCACCCAGGAGGCCCTAACGCAAATTGCCCAAGTCACCCTGGGCAATCTGAAAGCCTTCACGGAAGGCAAACCTTTGACGAACGCGGTCCGTCCGAATAAATAA
- a CDS encoding OmpA family protein produces the protein MKKNIYAVSLFLLLTGAAWAQSSFIPKNLGPQINSNYDEINPVLSADGKTLYFSRVNHPSNTFGATDSQDIWFSTLQTDGSWSVAERLPRFNQGRYNAVLSTSADGNTLLINGVYSADGMTWKKNGLSTASKTADGWSIPMPLKVSTRGAKSPASMSADGKSIVFSFAKGKTSKLYVSELNEKGKWTKPKKIEALSSATASEETPFLLADNKTMYFSSNRSTNGSYNIYKTTRTGSDWITWSAPVALNDTINTAGYESYFKTNANGSMGYFSSNNQSLGGADIYKVKIYEDNPFIIASGKIQNQKSSRTLKGKAAKILVNGQPADSVWINADSGTYRLKLPMRKRYEVSVVVPDYKEVKDVIDASEIKEYTELNKDLKAEPLTFVTVKGKLFIKNTNSMLPPKSNAKIVIDGELVDSARVDKDAGTYEVKLPHGTLYYMQVSAKHFESFPEPLDLNTVDEYRSITLDLLADAEKMAIVSGKVINKKTGRPWSGNPGLRIMVEGIDNSAAAIDSLLGTYDLRVPLKEAYVISATAPGFYPIAETIDVTHETNEITLSRDLLVVPIEVGQSVRLNTISFDPDKSELKERSFAELDRLAALLESDKAIRIEIGDHSDKAGKGKLSSARAKTVTEYLIQKGIAKDRIVSKGYGGSKPLASAKTEEGKAKNQRVEFTILRK, from the coding sequence ATGAAAAAAAATATATACGCTGTCTCCCTCTTCCTTTTGCTCACCGGCGCTGCGTGGGCACAATCGTCGTTCATCCCGAAGAACCTCGGACCCCAGATCAACTCCAATTACGATGAGATCAACCCCGTGCTCTCGGCCGACGGGAAAACACTTTACTTCTCACGCGTCAATCACCCTTCCAACACCTTCGGCGCCACCGACAGCCAGGACATCTGGTTCTCAACGCTTCAAACAGATGGTAGCTGGTCCGTTGCCGAACGCTTGCCCCGGTTCAACCAGGGTCGCTACAATGCCGTGCTGTCAACCTCCGCCGATGGCAACACGCTTTTGATCAATGGCGTGTATAGCGCCGACGGCATGACCTGGAAGAAGAACGGACTCTCCACCGCGTCGAAGACGGCCGATGGATGGTCAATACCCATGCCGTTGAAAGTATCCACCCGCGGCGCAAAAAGTCCCGCATCGATGAGTGCCGATGGCAAGTCGATCGTGTTCAGCTTTGCGAAAGGCAAAACCAGCAAGCTCTACGTGAGCGAACTCAACGAAAAAGGAAAATGGACCAAGCCGAAAAAGATCGAAGCCCTTTCGTCTGCCACCGCCAGCGAAGAAACGCCTTTCCTGCTGGCCGACAACAAGACAATGTATTTTTCCAGCAACCGCAGCACCAACGGTAGCTATAACATCTATAAGACCACCCGCACCGGATCGGACTGGATCACCTGGTCAGCACCCGTTGCCTTGAACGACACCATCAACACCGCTGGCTATGAGTCGTATTTCAAAACCAACGCCAACGGCAGCATGGGTTATTTTTCTTCTAATAACCAATCGCTGGGCGGCGCCGACATTTATAAGGTGAAAATTTATGAGGACAATCCTTTCATCATCGCCTCCGGTAAGATCCAAAATCAAAAGAGCAGCCGTACGCTGAAAGGCAAGGCCGCAAAAATTCTCGTAAACGGCCAACCCGCCGACAGCGTTTGGATAAATGCTGACTCCGGGACCTACCGGTTGAAACTGCCGATGCGCAAACGCTACGAGGTATCGGTGGTGGTGCCCGACTATAAAGAAGTGAAAGACGTGATCGATGCTTCCGAAATAAAAGAATACACCGAACTGAACAAAGATCTGAAGGCCGAACCGCTGACGTTCGTGACGGTGAAGGGTAAGCTGTTTATCAAAAACACCAACAGTATGCTTCCCCCAAAATCCAATGCAAAGATCGTCATCGACGGCGAACTGGTGGATTCTGCGCGCGTGGATAAAGACGCGGGAACCTATGAAGTGAAGCTCCCCCATGGCACACTCTATTACATGCAGGTGAGCGCCAAACATTTCGAATCCTTCCCCGAGCCCCTCGACCTGAACACCGTCGACGAATACCGAAGCATCACCTTGGATCTACTAGCCGACGCCGAAAAAATGGCCATCGTCTCCGGCAAAGTGATCAACAAAAAGACTGGCCGCCCCTGGTCAGGCAATCCTGGCCTGAGGATCATGGTAGAAGGCATCGACAATTCCGCAGCCGCCATCGATTCATTGTTGGGTACCTACGACCTGCGTGTGCCCCTGAAGGAAGCCTATGTGATCAGTGCTACCGCCCCAGGTTTTTACCCCATCGCCGAAACCATCGACGTAACACACGAAACCAACGAAATAACACTGAGCCGCGATCTGTTGGTAGTGCCCATCGAAGTGGGCCAATCCGTTCGCCTCAACACGATCTCGTTCGATCCGGATAAATCCGAACTAAAAGAAAGATCCTTCGCCGAACTTGACCGCCTGGCCGCGCTCCTGGAATCCGACAAAGCCATCCGCATCGAAATAGGCGACCACAGCGACAAAGCCGGAAAAGGAAAACTCTCCTCCGCCCGCGCCAAGACCGTCACCGAATACCTGATACAAAAAGGCATCGCCAAAGACCGCATCGTCTCCAAAGGCTACGGAGGATCCAAACCCCTGGCCTCCGCCAAAACCGAAGAAGGCAAAGCAAAAAATCAACGCGTAGAATTCACCATCCTCCGAAAATAA
- a CDS encoding mucoidy inhibitor MuiA family protein: protein MKRIYTIALLFVSLIPAAAQEAEQNVSSKINQVAVFLQGAQITRHASVPLKAGVSILTLTGIAPAIQQQSIQVDGPASVKILSVSFRINYMEEHKKPEKIKLLEGERKRLAALITQEKSIQEVYTEEENILKTNKSIGGTEKGVEVAELKAAMDYFRQRLLDIKQQLMQSERTIRSYQEELAKVDAQLTELRAIKGQPSGEIVVKVSTKAATNAELDVNYLVNEARWFPSYDIRAKNVKAPVGITYKANVSQQSGEDWENVSLTISSANPSEQGVRPIIKPWIVGYNNALSRRTVSNAMMAVTANNEVHGRVVDDAGQPIPGVNIVVKGTSVGTVTDVNGNYSIPLTSDAEVVVFSFIGYNAIERRLDRASEVNVQMLPDVSALSEVVVMAYGYTSDAAPSEARSGIYGSSAQKMKRAQVATEVIRQTNVEFKLDEPFSIKSDGEVRATDMIEYELPAIYEYYCVPKLEEDAFLTAKIMDWDQYNFLEGEASLFFEGKYIGKSILDTRNTSDTLIVSLGRDSNVLVKREKKKEYSSRQFVGSNQKVALAYEISIRNKKGLPISIVIEDQIPISNDKEITVDKLEDSHGEYDHNSGTITWKKEIASGKTEIINLKYAVRYPKGNRMFLE, encoded by the coding sequence ATGAAAAGAATCTACACCATCGCCCTACTCTTCGTCTCCCTGATCCCCGCAGCGGCCCAGGAAGCTGAACAAAACGTTTCCTCCAAAATAAATCAAGTCGCCGTCTTTCTACAGGGCGCCCAGATCACGCGCCACGCTTCGGTTCCTTTGAAAGCCGGTGTCTCCATCCTGACCCTGACCGGAATTGCTCCAGCCATTCAGCAGCAAAGCATCCAGGTGGACGGCCCGGCGTCTGTAAAGATCCTTTCGGTTTCCTTCCGCATCAACTACATGGAAGAACACAAGAAACCCGAGAAGATCAAGCTCCTCGAAGGAGAACGCAAACGGCTTGCGGCTTTGATCACGCAGGAAAAATCCATCCAGGAAGTCTACACAGAAGAAGAAAATATTTTAAAAACAAATAAGTCCATTGGCGGCACGGAGAAAGGTGTGGAGGTAGCCGAGTTGAAGGCCGCCATGGACTATTTTCGTCAACGCTTGCTGGACATCAAGCAACAACTGATGCAGTCGGAGCGCACCATCCGTTCGTACCAGGAAGAGCTCGCCAAAGTGGATGCGCAATTAACAGAGCTTCGCGCCATCAAGGGACAACCCAGCGGCGAGATCGTGGTGAAAGTATCGACAAAGGCGGCCACCAACGCAGAGTTGGATGTGAATTATTTGGTGAACGAAGCGCGTTGGTTTCCTTCGTACGACATCCGCGCGAAGAACGTCAAAGCACCCGTTGGCATCACCTACAAAGCCAATGTGAGCCAGCAGTCGGGTGAAGATTGGGAAAATGTGAGCCTCACCATTTCGTCGGCCAATCCTTCGGAGCAAGGCGTGCGCCCGATCATCAAGCCTTGGATCGTGGGCTACAACAATGCTTTGTCTCGGCGAACGGTCTCCAATGCCATGATGGCGGTAACGGCCAACAATGAGGTACATGGGCGAGTGGTGGACGATGCAGGTCAACCCATTCCCGGTGTGAACATCGTCGTGAAGGGAACGAGTGTAGGCACGGTAACGGACGTGAACGGCAACTATTCAATACCCTTGACGTCCGACGCCGAAGTGGTCGTGTTTTCGTTTATCGGCTATAATGCCATTGAGAGAAGACTGGACAGGGCAAGCGAGGTCAATGTCCAAATGCTCCCGGACGTGTCTGCCCTGAGTGAGGTTGTGGTGATGGCCTACGGTTATACTAGCGATGCTGCTCCTTCAGAAGCGCGATCCGGAATTTACGGATCATCTGCGCAAAAAATGAAACGCGCCCAGGTGGCCACAGAGGTCATCCGGCAAACCAACGTGGAATTCAAATTGGACGAGCCATTCTCCATAAAGTCAGACGGCGAAGTGCGCGCAACGGATATGATAGAGTACGAATTGCCTGCGATCTATGAATACTACTGCGTGCCCAAGCTGGAGGAAGACGCGTTTCTTACAGCCAAGATCATGGACTGGGATCAGTATAATTTTCTGGAGGGTGAAGCCAGCCTCTTCTTTGAAGGTAAATACATCGGCAAGAGCATACTCGACACGCGCAACACATCCGACACGCTCATTGTTTCACTGGGCCGCGACAGCAACGTTTTGGTGAAACGTGAAAAGAAAAAAGAATATTCGTCACGACAATTCGTTGGATCCAATCAGAAAGTTGCCCTGGCGTATGAGATCTCCATCCGGAACAAAAAGGGATTGCCCATCAGCATCGTCATTGAAGACCAAATTCCCATTTCGAACGACAAAGAGATCACCGTGGACAAACTGGAAGACTCGCATGGCGAATACGATCACAACAGCGGCACGATCACCTGGAAAAAAGAAATTGCCTCGGGTAAAACGGAGATCATCAACCTGAAATATGCCGTGCGCTACCCGAAAGGAAACCGGATGTTTCTGGAGTGA
- the rlmB gene encoding 23S rRNA (guanosine(2251)-2'-O)-methyltransferase RlmB translates to MEKTDMIYGTRAVIEAILAGKDIDKVMIQSGLTNDLVKELIAVARNNNVPILFVPPEKLKRLSTKNHQGVICILSAVSYSSVDDLIYKAYQEGREPFFLILDRITDVRNFGAIVRTAECAGMTGIIVGEKGSAPITSDAMKTSAGALNHLPICREKDMKKTIQLLHDNGIRIVACTEKTEKSLYSLTLTGPIALILGSEEDGISDAFLKEADELARIPLKGKIGSLNVSVAAGVAIYEVLRQHGN, encoded by the coding sequence ATGGAAAAAACAGATATGATCTATGGCACCCGGGCCGTCATCGAGGCGATCCTGGCAGGAAAAGATATTGACAAAGTAATGATCCAGTCGGGCCTCACCAACGACCTGGTGAAAGAGCTCATCGCCGTGGCACGCAACAACAATGTGCCCATCCTCTTTGTGCCTCCCGAAAAGCTCAAACGCCTGTCGACGAAAAATCACCAGGGTGTGATCTGCATTCTTTCCGCGGTGAGCTATTCTTCCGTTGACGATCTTATCTACAAAGCATACCAGGAAGGACGCGAACCCTTTTTCCTCATCCTCGACCGCATCACCGACGTACGAAATTTTGGTGCCATCGTGCGCACTGCTGAATGTGCCGGCATGACGGGCATCATCGTCGGTGAAAAAGGAAGTGCCCCGATAACAAGCGATGCCATGAAAACATCGGCAGGGGCGTTGAACCACCTGCCGATCTGCCGTGAGAAGGACATGAAGAAAACCATCCAGTTGTTGCACGACAATGGTATCCGCATCGTAGCCTGCACGGAAAAAACCGAGAAGAGCTTGTACTCCCTCACGCTTACTGGCCCCATCGCCCTCATCCTCGGCTCAGAAGAAGATGGCATCAGCGATGCCTTTTTGAAAGAAGCCGATGAGTTGGCCCGCATTCCGTTGAAAGGAAAGATCGGTTCACTCAACGTGTCGGTGGCTGCCGGTGTAGCGATCTATGAAGTGCTCCGTCAACACGGCAACTGA
- a CDS encoding 4a-hydroxytetrahydrobiopterin dehydratase: MEWTTDNNTLKKTFTFADFTEAFAFMTKVAITAEKMNHHPTWTNTYNTVSFALSTHDAGNIVTDKDRKLAKEIDRLATNR; the protein is encoded by the coding sequence ATGGAATGGACTACCGACAACAACACCCTGAAGAAGACGTTCACCTTCGCCGATTTTACGGAGGCCTTCGCCTTTATGACCAAAGTGGCTATAACGGCCGAAAAAATGAATCACCATCCCACCTGGACGAACACTTACAACACCGTTAGCTTTGCGCTTTCCACCCACGATGCCGGCAACATCGTGACGGACAAAGACCGCAAGCTGGCCAAGGAGATCGACCGGCTGGCCACTAACCGCTGA
- a CDS encoding DUF493 family protein, translated as MPRLPSHWGALPFHMDQNWVDSFREKLDQHYAWPEIYVFKFIVPTGKEEQVKKLFPNNTATEKLSKQGNYTSVTIQAMMPSSDAVIELYQLAAEIEGIVAL; from the coding sequence ATGCCACGCCTCCCGAGCCATTGGGGGGCGTTGCCATTTCATATGGACCAAAACTGGGTCGATTCGTTTCGGGAAAAGCTTGACCAGCACTATGCCTGGCCCGAGATCTACGTGTTTAAATTCATCGTACCCACCGGCAAGGAAGAACAAGTGAAGAAGTTGTTCCCGAACAACACGGCCACCGAAAAATTGTCAAAACAAGGCAACTACACCAGCGTTACCATACAGGCCATGATGCCCTCCAGCGATGCCGTGATCGAATTATACCAGCTGGCCGCGGAAATAGAAGGTATCGTGGCGCTTTGA
- a CDS encoding peptidylprolyl isomerase, producing the protein MAFIGTLRNKMGTWVVIFVFIAIAAFTLNDIFSGKSSILNWGKNSVGEIAGKEISYDEYQSVIREREQNYFLNFGREPGEREMPSIRQQAWDLLIARNAIQAEYAKVGVEVSEDEQLDMLVGKNVDPNVKMAFTDPATGQFDPNKVSAYAAQLKTMPLESEPRIRWELFQRDLKPGRERIKYENLLIKSTYVTAAEAEREYHQQTDVAEVRYVYVPYFAVSDSAVNVTEDALKAYYNKNVEKFKTEESRDIKFVSIPVVASASDSLTVKEELARDVNEFKTSSEDSVYAAKSSDSKNAYATYNAVTMPVFLSPDSLVQGKVIGPFLDGQVYKVVKVSKVFNDTVYSARASHILIKWADASEAAKKEAKAKAQGILKDIKAGANFGAKAAEFGTDGTASRGGDLGWFSSGQMVKPFQDAVFSASKSGVLNDVVETEFGYHIISVTEPKTNKAYKLAIIEREIVPTDATLNEAFRKAEAFTSDLSGVADFEKRAKEQGLVLQEAKNVVAGDRRIGTLGEARSIVQWLFREASVGKISQVFDLQEENVVVVMTNEIKKGYKPLASVKAEITPAVRNELKGKVIIDKLSAAKGTLEEIAASFGTDANVYSSSDLKLNSNSLPTVGFDPQAVGVAFGLENGKRSKPLAGENGVVIVELQNKTIAPAVGDYATYKAGLEQNAVNRNSAGIADAIKENADIVDKRYRFF; encoded by the coding sequence ATGGCATTTATTGGAACGTTGCGCAATAAGATGGGTACCTGGGTGGTAATTTTCGTGTTTATTGCGATCGCGGCTTTTACTCTGAACGACATTTTTAGCGGTAAGTCTTCTATCCTCAACTGGGGAAAAAATTCCGTGGGTGAGATCGCCGGCAAGGAGATCTCCTACGACGAATATCAGTCCGTGATCCGCGAACGCGAACAAAATTATTTCCTCAATTTCGGTCGTGAGCCCGGCGAGCGCGAGATGCCCAGCATTCGCCAGCAAGCCTGGGATCTGCTCATTGCCCGCAATGCCATTCAGGCCGAATATGCCAAAGTGGGTGTTGAAGTTTCCGAAGACGAGCAACTGGATATGCTCGTAGGAAAAAATGTTGACCCCAACGTAAAAATGGCTTTCACCGACCCGGCCACCGGCCAGTTCGATCCCAATAAAGTGTCGGCCTATGCCGCCCAACTCAAGACCATGCCTTTGGAGTCTGAACCCCGCATCCGCTGGGAACTGTTCCAACGCGACCTGAAGCCCGGTCGTGAGCGTATCAAATACGAAAACCTGTTGATCAAAAGCACTTACGTTACTGCCGCCGAGGCCGAACGCGAATATCATCAGCAGACTGACGTTGCTGAAGTGCGTTATGTTTACGTTCCTTATTTCGCCGTAAGCGACTCGGCCGTGAACGTGACCGAAGATGCGTTGAAAGCTTACTACAACAAGAATGTAGAGAAATTCAAAACTGAAGAAAGCCGCGACATCAAGTTTGTGTCGATCCCGGTAGTAGCCTCGGCTTCCGATAGCCTCACCGTGAAAGAAGAATTGGCCCGCGATGTGAACGAGTTCAAAACTTCTTCTGAAGACTCGGTTTATGCTGCAAAAAGCTCCGACAGCAAAAATGCATATGCTACTTACAATGCGGTGACCATGCCGGTATTTCTTTCGCCCGACAGCCTCGTGCAAGGCAAAGTGATCGGACCCTTCCTGGATGGCCAGGTGTATAAAGTGGTGAAAGTTTCCAAGGTCTTCAACGACACCGTATATAGCGCCCGCGCCAGCCACATTCTCATTAAATGGGCCGACGCCAGCGAAGCCGCCAAGAAAGAAGCCAAAGCCAAGGCCCAAGGCATTTTGAAAGACATTAAAGCCGGCGCCAACTTCGGTGCAAAAGCTGCCGAATTTGGTACAGACGGAACCGCGAGCCGCGGTGGCGACCTGGGCTGGTTCAGCAGTGGACAAATGGTGAAGCCCTTCCAGGATGCCGTGTTCAGTGCAAGCAAATCCGGTGTTCTGAACGACGTGGTGGAAACCGAATTTGGTTATCACATCATTTCCGTAACAGAACCCAAAACCAACAAAGCCTATAAGCTGGCCATCATCGAGCGCGAGATCGTGCCGACCGATGCCACGCTGAACGAAGCCTTCCGCAAGGCTGAAGCCTTCACATCGGATCTGAGTGGCGTTGCCGATTTCGAGAAGCGCGCAAAAGAACAAGGCCTCGTGTTGCAGGAAGCCAAGAACGTAGTGGCCGGCGACCGTCGCATAGGCACACTGGGTGAAGCCCGCTCGATCGTGCAGTGGCTTTTCAGAGAAGCTTCTGTCGGCAAGATCTCGCAAGTATTCGACCTGCAGGAAGAGAACGTGGTGGTGGTGATGACCAACGAGATCAAGAAAGGCTACAAGCCCCTGGCCTCGGTGAAAGCGGAGATCACACCCGCTGTTCGCAATGAACTGAAAGGAAAAGTTATTATCGATAAACTCAGCGCCGCCAAAGGCACGCTGGAAGAGATCGCCGCTTCTTTTGGCACCGACGCCAATGTTTATTCCAGCAGCGATCTGAAATTGAACAGCAACTCATTGCCTACTGTCGGATTCGATCCGCAAGCCGTAGGTGTTGCCTTCGGACTGGAGAACGGAAAACGTTCCAAGCCCCTGGCCGGTGAGAACGGTGTGGTGATCGTGGAATTGCAAAACAAGACCATCGCTCCTGCCGTTGGCGATTACGCCACCTACAAAGCCGGACTGGAACAAAATGCCGTGAATCGCAATAGCGCGGGCATCGCCGATGCCATTAAAGAAAATGCCGACATTGTAGACAAGCGCTACCGGTTCTTTTAA